From a region of the Actinomadura luzonensis genome:
- a CDS encoding M56 family metallopeptidase, with the protein MITAAALAALAAACAVGSWRFTKADWTPRAPRLAIILWQSLGVAWGLATTGAMLAYAVQPYDLGVLPGLIAFARGETPAAAWDPLHVLAMIAGLTALAVLVAVLLTAGVQALRARRRHRMLLALIAHDDPSIPGVRVLDHPGAAAYCVPGLRSQVVVSEGARKLLSQDELAAVLAHEAAHVRERHDLVLLPFAALRRALPWSKVVADAQAQVELLIEMAADDRARRYCSPRRLATALLRFGSAGAMPTPHGMLGVHVHNVMARVDRLVKPGPELAFSVRYGYLTLAVTLLTAAPALWFYQL; encoded by the coding sequence GTGATCACGGCAGCGGCGCTGGCAGCGCTCGCTGCGGCGTGCGCCGTTGGCTCCTGGCGTTTCACCAAAGCCGACTGGACCCCGCGCGCGCCGCGGCTGGCCATCATTCTCTGGCAGTCCCTGGGCGTGGCCTGGGGCCTCGCCACGACCGGCGCCATGCTGGCGTACGCGGTCCAGCCCTACGACCTCGGCGTGCTGCCGGGGCTCATCGCGTTCGCGCGGGGCGAGACGCCCGCCGCTGCGTGGGACCCGCTGCACGTGCTCGCCATGATCGCGGGCCTGACCGCGCTGGCCGTGCTGGTCGCGGTGCTGCTGACGGCCGGCGTGCAGGCGTTGCGGGCCCGCCGCCGGCACCGCATGCTGCTCGCGCTCATCGCCCACGACGACCCGTCGATCCCCGGCGTGCGGGTGCTCGACCATCCGGGCGCGGCGGCGTACTGCGTGCCGGGGCTGCGCTCGCAGGTCGTGGTCAGCGAGGGGGCGCGCAAGCTGCTGTCGCAGGACGAGCTGGCCGCGGTGCTGGCGCACGAGGCGGCGCACGTGCGCGAGCGGCACGACCTGGTGCTGCTGCCGTTCGCCGCGCTGCGCAGGGCGCTGCCCTGGTCGAAGGTGGTGGCCGACGCGCAGGCGCAGGTCGAGCTGCTCATCGAGATGGCCGCCGACGACCGGGCCCGCCGCTACTGCTCGCCGCGGCGCCTGGCCACGGCGCTGCTGCGGTTCGGCTCGGCGGGGGCCATGCCGACGCCGCACGGCATGCTGGGCGTGCACGTCCACAACGTGATGGCGCGGGTCGACCGCCTGGTCAAGCCGGGCCCTGAGCTGGCGTTCTCGGTGCGTTACGGCTACCTCACGCTCGCTGTGACATTGCTCACCGCCGCGCCCGCCCTGTGGTTCTACCAGCTCTGA
- a CDS encoding BlaI/MecI/CopY family transcriptional regulator — protein MKGLGELERSIMDILWAEDGALTAREVGRLIADRDLAPTTVMTVLDRLTRKGFLHRTRDGRAWRYQPAESRDAYIAELMLEALDLTGDRSAALTRFAQAVSGPEAEILRRALTELEEE, from the coding sequence GTGAAGGGTCTCGGCGAGCTTGAACGCAGCATCATGGACATTTTGTGGGCGGAAGACGGGGCGTTGACCGCCCGCGAGGTCGGCAGGCTCATCGCCGACCGCGACCTCGCCCCCACCACGGTGATGACCGTCCTCGACCGCCTCACCCGCAAGGGCTTCCTCCACCGCACCCGTGACGGCCGCGCCTGGCGCTACCAGCCGGCGGAGAGCCGCGACGCGTACATCGCCGAGCTTATGCTGGAAGCCTTGGACCTGACGGGCGACCGATCGGCCGCCCTGACCCGCTTCGCCCAGGCCGTGTCGGGCCCCGAGGCGGAGATCCTGCGCAGAGCCCTCACGGAGCTGGAGGAAGAGTGA
- a CDS encoding O-acetyl-ADP-ribose deacetylase, translating into MNITLVKGDITEQRADAVVNAANSSLLGGGGVDGAIHRRGGPEILEACRALRAGRYAGGLPTGSAVATTAGRLPARWVIHTVGPVYSPSQDRSDLLASCYRESLRVADELGAATVAFPAISTGIYGWPMDDAARIAVETARAAETSVTEVTFVLFDGPAYAVFGSRLGQRA; encoded by the coding sequence ATGAATATCACGCTGGTCAAGGGCGACATCACCGAGCAGCGGGCGGACGCCGTGGTCAACGCCGCCAACTCCTCGCTCCTCGGCGGGGGCGGCGTGGACGGCGCGATCCACCGGCGCGGCGGCCCAGAGATCCTGGAGGCGTGCCGGGCGCTGCGGGCCGGCCGGTACGCCGGCGGCCTGCCGACCGGCTCGGCGGTGGCCACGACCGCGGGCCGGCTGCCCGCCCGCTGGGTGATCCACACCGTGGGCCCGGTCTATTCGCCGTCGCAGGACCGCTCGGACCTGCTGGCCTCGTGCTACCGCGAGTCGTTGCGGGTGGCCGACGAGCTGGGGGCGGCCACGGTCGCCTTCCCCGCGATCTCGACCGGCATCTACGGCTGGCCGATGGACGACGCCGCCCGCATCGCCGTGGAGACGGCGCGGGCGGCGGAGACGTCCGTGACGGAGGTCACGTTCGTGCTGTTCGACGGCCCGGCCTACGCGGTCTTCGGGTCCAGGCTCGGTCAGCGGGCCTAG
- a CDS encoding class I SAM-dependent methyltransferase, with amino-acid sequence MTRPVGAVTRGTTGHNRLRRCDRWVVAAHGRRLRAADRPLVVDLGYGASHTTTLELFTRLRRAAPGVEVVGIEIDPARVALAKPYEREGLSFRLGGFELPVDRPPTLVRAFNVLRQYAEADAWRYWDLLCGKLAPDGALVEGTCSETGRRAVWVDLSREGPRTLTFSARFDAFERPSDLADRLPKTLIHRNVPGERVHAFLRDFDRAWAVSAPYGAHGARQRWLAAVRLLGDSWPVCARPPLGGARRWRLGEVTLSWSAIDPR; translated from the coding sequence GTGACCAGGCCCGTCGGCGCCGTCACCAGGGGCACGACCGGCCACAACCGGCTGCGCCGCTGCGACCGCTGGGTGGTCGCGGCGCACGGCCGGCGGCTGCGTGCCGCCGACCGGCCCCTGGTGGTGGACCTGGGCTATGGGGCCTCGCACACCACGACGCTGGAGCTGTTCACCCGGCTGCGCCGGGCGGCGCCCGGGGTCGAGGTGGTGGGGATCGAGATCGACCCGGCGCGGGTGGCGCTCGCCAAGCCGTACGAGCGGGAGGGGCTGAGCTTCCGGCTCGGCGGCTTCGAGCTGCCCGTGGACCGGCCGCCGACGCTGGTCCGGGCGTTCAACGTGCTGCGCCAGTACGCCGAGGCGGACGCCTGGCGCTACTGGGACCTGCTGTGCGGCAAGCTGGCCCCGGACGGCGCGCTGGTGGAGGGCACCTGCTCGGAGACCGGGCGGCGGGCGGTGTGGGTGGACCTGTCGCGGGAGGGGCCGCGGACGCTGACGTTCTCGGCCCGCTTCGACGCCTTCGAGCGGCCCTCCGACCTGGCCGACCGGCTGCCGAAGACGCTCATCCACCGCAACGTGCCGGGTGAGCGCGTCCATGCGTTCCTGCGCGACTTCGACCGCGCGTGGGCGGTGAGCGCGCCTTACGGGGCGCACGGGGCGCGGCAGCGCTGGCTGGCCGCCGTCCGGCTGCTCGGGGACTCCTGGCCGGTCTGCGCGCGCCCGCCGCTGGGCGGGGCGCGGCGCTGGCGGCTGGGCGAGGTGACCCTCTCCTGGTCGGCGATCGACCCCCGCTGA